From the genome of Thermoflexus hugenholtzii, one region includes:
- a CDS encoding DUF4349 domain-containing protein, whose amino-acid sequence MRPLRMAVLVLMLMAACAPRAAPTPAAQPRAPASGGEIMAPSAGGAPAAQPPQPLKEGAAARDRVAATPMPPGVNPPGLVPNPAARMIIKNAEMRLIVSHVDEALTRIEGLVADLGGYILNSRTWFQEGEKYAALTFAVPSERFEEALGRLRRIALRVADENTSGQDVSQEYVDLEARLANLEAAAARLREFLQQAKSVEEALEVEARLRELEGEIAQVKGRMNFLKGRSAYSLITVTLEPMRPTPTPTPTPTPVVWNPGQTFREATEVLGIIMRALVDLSIWVLVLGGPFVLPAALLTFAVYRLRNRHPPKAG is encoded by the coding sequence ATGCGCCCGCTGCGAATGGCCGTGCTCGTCCTGATGCTGATGGCCGCCTGCGCGCCGCGGGCGGCCCCCACGCCGGCGGCGCAGCCCCGGGCCCCCGCCTCCGGAGGGGAGATCATGGCCCCGTCCGCCGGAGGGGCGCCGGCCGCCCAGCCGCCCCAGCCGTTGAAGGAAGGGGCCGCCGCCCGGGACCGTGTGGCGGCCACCCCGATGCCGCCCGGGGTGAACCCGCCCGGCCTGGTCCCCAACCCGGCCGCCCGCATGATCATCAAGAACGCCGAGATGCGCCTCATCGTCTCCCACGTGGATGAGGCCCTCACCCGCATCGAGGGCCTGGTGGCGGACCTGGGGGGCTACATCCTCAACAGCCGCACTTGGTTCCAGGAGGGGGAGAAATACGCCGCCCTGACCTTCGCGGTGCCCTCGGAGCGCTTCGAGGAGGCCCTGGGCCGGCTGCGGCGCATCGCCCTGCGGGTGGCCGACGAGAACACCTCCGGCCAGGATGTGAGCCAGGAATACGTGGACCTGGAGGCCCGCCTGGCCAACCTGGAGGCGGCCGCCGCCCGCCTGCGCGAGTTCCTCCAGCAAGCGAAATCCGTGGAGGAGGCGCTGGAAGTGGAGGCCCGTCTGCGGGAGCTGGAGGGGGAGATCGCCCAGGTGAAGGGGCGGATGAACTTCCTGAAGGGCCGCTCGGCCTACTCCCTGATCACCGTCACCCTGGAGCCCATGCGCCCGACCCCCACGCCGACGCCGACCCCCACCCCGGTGGTCTGGAATCCGGGGCAGACGTTCCGGGAGGCCACGGAGGTGCTGGGGATCATCATGCGGGCGCTGGTGGATCTGAGCATCTGGGTTCTGGTGCTGGGCGGGCCCTTCGTCCTGCCGGCCGCCCTGCTGACCTTCGCGGTCTACCGGCTCCGCAACCGCCATCCGCCGAAGGCGGGATGA
- a CDS encoding carbon-nitrogen hydrolase family protein → MSPTIQLVAVQMRWSVADGRSPEAFAARMAALLQEACASLDPRAPALVALPEDVGLLAALAVLPPGLIRQPSMATAMAFALRRRLLPALYRRLRHRVSWARALLLTINPLLARLYLGTFSRLARAHRVYLVAGSAPLADYDIRGGEVPRALRPRGAAVYNAAALFGPDGRLIGLQPKVALIDLEGPAGLDLSSGSPEAIRVFETEVGRVGIAVCLDAFVPESPVRELLARQGAQILVQPSANPGPWTPEQQADWLRGAWAATVQEGRFAYALNPMMTGALFDLAFYGQSALFARDAGLAPEGRGYRDLGPMPGFLAVAATEDGEEILTARVPHPDAPPL, encoded by the coding sequence GTGTCCCCGACGATCCAGCTGGTCGCCGTCCAGATGCGCTGGAGTGTGGCGGATGGGCGCTCGCCGGAGGCCTTCGCCGCCCGGATGGCCGCCTTGCTCCAGGAGGCGTGCGCCTCCCTGGATCCCCGGGCGCCGGCCCTGGTGGCCCTTCCGGAGGATGTCGGGCTGCTCGCCGCCCTGGCCGTCCTCCCCCCGGGGTTGATCCGTCAGCCCTCGATGGCGACGGCGATGGCCTTCGCCCTGCGCCGACGGCTCCTCCCCGCCCTCTACCGGCGTCTGCGCCACCGGGTGAGCTGGGCCCGCGCCCTTCTGCTGACGATCAACCCCCTCCTCGCCCGCCTCTATCTGGGGACCTTCTCCCGGCTGGCCCGCGCCCACCGGGTTTATCTCGTCGCCGGCTCCGCCCCCCTGGCCGACTACGACATCCGCGGCGGGGAGGTTCCCCGCGCATTGCGCCCACGCGGCGCGGCGGTCTACAACGCCGCCGCCCTCTTCGGCCCCGACGGCCGCCTCATCGGGCTCCAGCCCAAGGTCGCCCTCATCGACCTGGAAGGCCCCGCCGGGCTGGATCTCTCCTCCGGATCGCCGGAAGCGATCCGGGTCTTCGAGACCGAGGTCGGCCGCGTCGGGATCGCCGTCTGCCTGGACGCCTTCGTCCCGGAATCCCCGGTGCGGGAGCTCCTCGCCCGCCAGGGGGCGCAGATCCTGGTCCAGCCCTCGGCCAACCCGGGCCCCTGGACCCCCGAACAGCAAGCGGATTGGCTGCGGGGCGCGTGGGCGGCCACCGTGCAGGAGGGGCGCTTCGCCTATGCCCTGAACCCGATGATGACCGGGGCGCTGTTCGACCTGGCCTTCTACGGGCAATCCGCCCTCTTCGCCCGAGACGCGGGCCTCGCCCCCGAGGGGCGAGGATACCGGGATCTCGGGCCCATGCCCGGGTTCCTCGCTGTGGCCGCCACGGAGGACGGCGAGGAGATCCTGACGGCCCGCGTCCCCCACCCGGACGCGCCCCCGCTGTAG
- the obgE gene encoding GTPase ObgE, protein MSEPWAFCDEVIIEVQAGNGGDGCVSFRREKYVPLGGPDGGDGGKGGDVILRVNPHLNTLAYYYRHRRFRAEDGRRGRGGRKTGASGEDLILEVPPGTVVRDADTGEILADLTEPGQSVVVARGGRGGRGNAAFASPTNQAPRIAERGEPGEFRRLHLELRLLADVGLIGKPNAGKSTLLAAVTAARPKIADYPFTTLHPHLGVVVLDDTASFVLADLPGLIEGAHRGAGLGLAFLRHVERTRVLIHVLDGLSPDPVGDYEAIRSELGHYNPELLKRPEIIAFNKMDLPEVRARWPEVEAAFAARGLVVHPISAAARQGTRALMWEAWKRLQETPPPPPLQPTAPLLRRETPIQVVRERDGWRVLGTAAERAVRMARLDSEEGLMHLHRQLERLGVIEALEKAGVRPGDTVYIGDTVLEWVDWADVGKRS, encoded by the coding sequence ATGAGCGAACCCTGGGCGTTCTGCGACGAGGTGATCATTGAGGTCCAGGCCGGGAATGGAGGCGACGGGTGCGTCTCCTTCCGTCGGGAGAAATACGTGCCTCTGGGCGGGCCGGACGGCGGGGACGGCGGGAAGGGCGGGGATGTGATCCTGCGGGTGAACCCCCACCTGAACACCCTGGCCTATTACTACCGCCACCGCCGCTTCCGGGCGGAGGATGGCCGCCGCGGCCGCGGCGGCCGCAAAACCGGCGCCAGCGGCGAGGACCTCATCCTCGAAGTGCCGCCCGGCACCGTCGTCCGGGACGCCGACACCGGGGAGATCCTGGCGGACCTCACCGAGCCCGGGCAGTCCGTCGTGGTCGCCCGGGGCGGGCGGGGCGGGCGGGGGAACGCCGCCTTCGCCTCCCCCACGAACCAGGCCCCCCGCATCGCGGAGCGCGGGGAGCCCGGGGAGTTCCGCCGCCTCCACCTCGAGCTGCGGCTGCTGGCCGACGTCGGGCTGATCGGCAAGCCCAACGCCGGCAAATCCACCCTGCTGGCCGCCGTCACCGCCGCCCGCCCGAAAATCGCGGACTACCCCTTCACCACCCTCCACCCTCACCTGGGGGTGGTCGTCCTGGACGACACCGCCTCTTTCGTCCTGGCGGATCTCCCCGGCCTGATCGAGGGCGCTCACCGGGGCGCCGGCCTCGGCCTGGCCTTCCTGCGCCACGTCGAGCGCACCCGCGTCCTCATCCACGTGCTCGATGGCCTCTCCCCCGACCCCGTCGGGGATTACGAGGCCATCCGATCCGAGCTGGGCCACTACAACCCGGAGCTGCTCAAGCGCCCGGAGATCATCGCCTTCAACAAGATGGACCTGCCGGAGGTCCGGGCCCGATGGCCGGAGGTGGAGGCGGCCTTCGCCGCCCGCGGCCTCGTCGTCCATCCCATCTCCGCGGCCGCCCGGCAGGGAACCCGCGCCCTGATGTGGGAGGCGTGGAAACGGCTGCAGGAGACGCCGCCCCCGCCCCCGCTCCAGCCCACCGCCCCTCTCCTGCGCCGCGAAACGCCGATCCAGGTGGTCCGGGAGCGGGATGGCTGGCGGGTCCTGGGGACGGCGGCGGAGCGGGCGGTGCGGATGGCCCGCCTCGATTCCGAGGAGGGCCTCATGCACCTCCACCGCCAGCTGGAGCGTCTGGGAGTGATCGAAGCCCTGGAGAAAGCCGGGGTGCGGCCCGGGGACACCGTCTACATCGGCGATACGGTTCTGGAATGGGTGGACTGGGCGGATGTGGGGAAGCGATCGTGA
- the nadD gene encoding nicotinate-nucleotide adenylyltransferase, with translation MKRLGLLGGTFDPPHYGHLVLAEQARIQLQLDRVLFIPAAQPPHKPAAEVTPIAHRLNMLELAIAGNPFFEISRADIDRPGPHYTVDLLTILREAYPEAEFFFLMGSDSLVDLPRWRDPHRLIQLTWLAVMPRPGYVVHMPLLEQALPGISRRLIWLDAPFLDIASHDLRRRVRQGGSIRYLVPPEVEAYIHAHGLYRNADRPSGP, from the coding sequence ATGAAACGCCTGGGATTGCTGGGAGGGACCTTCGATCCTCCCCACTACGGACATCTGGTGCTGGCGGAGCAGGCCCGGATCCAGCTGCAGCTGGATCGGGTGCTGTTCATCCCCGCCGCGCAACCGCCCCACAAACCGGCGGCGGAGGTCACCCCCATCGCCCACCGCCTGAACATGCTGGAGCTGGCCATCGCGGGCAACCCCTTCTTTGAGATCTCCCGGGCGGACATCGATCGACCCGGCCCCCATTACACGGTGGACCTGCTGACGATCCTGCGGGAGGCTTACCCGGAGGCGGAGTTCTTCTTCCTGATGGGCTCGGACTCCTTGGTGGATCTCCCTCGCTGGCGGGATCCGCACCGCCTGATCCAGCTGACCTGGCTGGCGGTGATGCCGCGGCCCGGCTATGTGGTCCACATGCCGCTGCTGGAGCAGGCGCTGCCCGGGATCAGCCGCCGCCTGATCTGGCTGGACGCTCCCTTCCTGGACATCGCCTCCCACGACCTGCGCCGGCGGGTCCGACAGGGCGGCTCCATCCGCTACCTGGTCCCCCCGGAGGTGGAGGCCTACATCCACGCCCATGGCCTGTATCGAAACGCGGATCGACCTTCCGGCCCCTGA
- a CDS encoding radical SAM protein codes for MMVRLETREGPVTLNLQPGALSLHLYGRDVLAYDRAGRLWSATLGELTYRRGLDNRIQAIWMTAEGLRRRWLSREEVRALEEELARRLRELLRALSTPSLRWITPPPNPEDWFRILEALRRAAAMDFEALEADARRFAEVYAPIGILPPDQYLSLVVQATTGCPFNTCIFCGFYRSVPFRVRSPEEFEAHLHAIRDFFGEGLWMRRTIFLGSANALAIPMPRLIALLERLRQAFPLQADGPGRGFAGIYAFLDGFTGLRKTVGDYAQLRAMGLRRVYIGLESGHAPLLEFLRKPATVEGMIETVRRLKAAGLSVGVIVMIGVGGDRFAHGHVEDTLAVLKAMPLDRRDLVYLSDFVEMPGTPYRAAAEAWGIRPLSPAERRAQAEALRAGLRALGGEGPRVAPYALEAFVY; via the coding sequence ATGATGGTCCGGCTGGAGACCCGGGAAGGACCGGTGACCCTGAACCTGCAGCCCGGCGCCCTCTCCCTTCACCTCTACGGGCGCGATGTCCTGGCCTATGATCGCGCCGGCCGCCTCTGGAGCGCCACCCTCGGGGAGCTCACCTACCGCCGCGGGCTCGACAACCGGATCCAGGCCATCTGGATGACCGCTGAAGGGCTCCGGCGTCGCTGGCTCTCCCGGGAGGAAGTCCGCGCCCTGGAGGAGGAGCTCGCCCGGCGGCTTCGGGAGTTGCTCCGCGCGCTCTCCACCCCCTCCCTCCGCTGGATCACCCCGCCTCCCAATCCGGAGGACTGGTTCCGCATCCTGGAGGCGCTCCGGCGAGCGGCCGCGATGGACTTCGAAGCCCTGGAGGCCGACGCGCGACGGTTCGCGGAGGTCTACGCCCCCATCGGGATCCTCCCCCCGGATCAGTATCTCTCCCTCGTTGTCCAGGCGACCACCGGCTGCCCCTTCAACACCTGCATCTTCTGCGGGTTCTATCGGTCGGTGCCCTTCCGGGTGCGCTCCCCCGAGGAGTTCGAGGCCCACCTGCATGCGATCCGCGACTTCTTCGGCGAGGGCCTGTGGATGCGGCGGACGATCTTCCTGGGCAGCGCCAACGCCCTCGCCATCCCGATGCCCCGCCTGATCGCCCTCCTGGAGCGTCTGCGACAAGCCTTCCCGCTGCAGGCCGATGGCCCCGGGCGCGGCTTCGCAGGGATCTACGCCTTCCTGGACGGCTTCACCGGGCTGCGGAAGACGGTGGGGGATTACGCGCAGCTGCGCGCCATGGGGCTGCGCCGGGTCTACATCGGCCTGGAGAGCGGGCATGCGCCCCTGCTGGAGTTCCTGCGCAAGCCCGCGACGGTGGAAGGGATGATCGAAACCGTGCGTCGGCTGAAGGCCGCCGGCCTCTCCGTCGGGGTGATCGTCATGATCGGGGTCGGCGGGGACCGCTTCGCCCATGGTCACGTGGAGGATACGCTGGCCGTCTTAAAGGCCATGCCGCTGGACCGACGGGATCTGGTTTACCTTTCGGACTTCGTGGAGATGCCGGGGACGCCCTACCGCGCGGCAGCGGAGGCCTGGGGGATCCGCCCCCTCTCCCCGGCGGAGCGCCGGGCGCAGGCCGAGGCCCTCCGCGCCGGCCTGCGCGCCTTGGGAGGGGAAGGCCCCCGCGTCGCTCCCTACGCGCTGGAGGCATTCGTGTACTGA